The Podospora pseudocomata strain CBS 415.72m chromosome 3, whole genome shotgun sequence genome window below encodes:
- a CDS encoding hypothetical protein (COG:G; EggNog:ENOG503NUVP; CAZy:GH18), translating into MGQTCTTVQVETGESCWSLATKCGITGSQLTGYNPAPEFCSNFQVGQHLCCSDLDQHVCCSKGDLPDFSPQPNPDGSCHTYTVQANDNCWDIAAAYYITQQQINDFNQNTWGWAGCLSTGSPPMPAPFANAICGPQVPGTLKPANMNDLATLNPCPLNACCNVWGQCGIDENFCIPSPVPGGGPGTATPGSNGCIASCGMDIVGDTTPPAEFKRIAYWEAWNANRPCLHMPANRIDTNYYTHVHFAFGDITPGFQVDVSSLQGPYNDFKALTGVKRIMSFGGWSFSTSHDTYAIFRSGVTPAQRYAFAQDVVNFIINEGLDGVDFDWEYPSAPDLPDIPPANPTDGQDYLSFLQTVRSLLPSHLSISIAAPSSFWYLKGFPVDEIADVVDYMFVPAPSLFLNPTDNPLLRVYMTYDLHGQWDYNSPWSSSGCPTGNCLRHHTNKTETLTSLAMITKAGVPSSKIIIGMALYGRTVKMSIPGCWGPDCYFTGPASGAEPGRCTAEAGYLSNWEIEEIIKSDSSAFRYSDEHGDILVYGGDQWVSWMSRGSYEARVGWVRGLNMGGTSDWAVDLGEDWGERGLCARRDDHGGGKGVRLDYKG; encoded by the exons ATGGGCCAAACCTGTACCACCGTTCAGGTTGAGACTGGAGAGAGTTGCTG GTCTCTGGCTACAAAGTGCGGAATCACAGGGTCACAACTCACCGGTTACAATCCCGCCCCCGAATTCTGCTCGAATTTCCAAGTCGGACAGCACTTATGCTGCTCAGACCTCGATCAGCATGTCTGCTGCTCCAAGGGAGACTTGCCCGACTTCTCCCCGCAGCCCAACCCGGACGGTTCATGCCATACCTACACTGTTCAGGCCAACGACAATTGTTGGGATATTGCAGCGGCCTACTACATTACACAGCAGCAAATCAATGACTTCAACCAGAACACATGGGGCTGGGCGGGTT GCCTTTCAACAGGTTCACCGCCCATGCCAGCCCCATTTGCCAACGCCATTTGCGGACCCCAGGTTCCCGGGACCCTCAAGCCCGCCAACATGAACGACCTTGCGACCCTCAACCCCTGTCCCCTCAACGCTTGCTGCAACGTCTGGGGACAATGTGGTATCGACGAAAACTTCTGCATCCCAAGTCCAGTCCCTGGAGGTGGACCCGGCACGGCCACACCAGGGTCAAACGGTTGTATCGCCAGTTGCGGCATGGACATCGTCGGAGACACTACTCCTCCTGCAGAGTTTAAGCGGATTGCTTACTGGGAGGCATGGAATGCCAACCGTCCTTGTCTTCACATGCCT GCGAACAGAATCGACACCAACTACTACACCCACGTCCACTTCGCCTTTGGTGATATCACCCCCGGCTTCCAAGTCGACGTCAGCAGTCTCCAGGGACCTTACAACGATTTCAAGGCCCTGACGGGTGTGAAACGTATCATGAGTTTTGGCGGTTGgagcttctcaacatcacacGACACCTATGCCATCTTCCGATCTGGTGTCACTCCAGCTCAACGATACGCTTTTGCTCAGGATGTCGTCAAT ttcatcatcaacgaAGGCCTCGACGGCGTCGACTTCGACTGGGAATATCCCTCCGCCCCAGACCTCCCCGACATCCCCCCGGCCAACCCCACCGACGGCCAGGActacctctccttcctccaaaccGTCCGCTCTTTGCTGCCAAGCCacctcagcatcagcatcgcAGCCCCTTCCTCGTTTTGGTATCTGAAAGGCTTTCCCGTAGATGAGATCGCCGATGTGGTTGACTACATGTTTGTCCCCGCCCCCTCTCTGTTCCTCAACCCCACTGATAACCCCTTACTTAGAGTATACATGACCTACGACCTCCACGGCCAATGGGACTACAACAGCCCCTGGTCCTCCTCGGGTTGTCCCACCGGCAACTGCCTCAGGCAccacaccaacaagaccgaaaccctcacctccctcgccatgaTCACCAAGGCGGGCGTCCCCTCGTCCAAAATCATCATCGGCATGGCGTTGTACGGACGCACGGTGAAGATGAGCATACCGGGGTGTTGGGGACCGGATTGTTATTTTACCGGTCCGGCATCGGGGGCTGAGCCGGGGAGGTGTACAGCTGAAGCTGGGTATCTGTCCAACtgggagattgaggagatcATCAAGAGTGATTCGAGTGCTTTTCGGTATAGTGATGAGCATGGGGATATTTTGGTGTATGGGGGCGATCAGTGGGTGAGTTGGATGTCGAGGGGGAGTTATGAGGCTAgggtggggtgggtgagggggttgaatATGGGGGGGACGAGTGATTGGGCGGTGGATTTGGGTGAGGattggggggagagggggctTTGTGCTAGGAGGGATGATCACGGGGGCGGGAAGGGAGTGAGGTTGGATTATAAAGGTTAG